Proteins encoded together in one Glandiceps talaboti chromosome 11, keGlaTala1.1, whole genome shotgun sequence window:
- the LOC144442560 gene encoding uncharacterized protein LOC144442560, giving the protein MAKIRLPCMKLLMLATFFTEISSKANYTTIAVVSNIPTTDVTDGGTTPALEDYPGLSNETITLIIVVVVGGISFIVIVVAGVHLIHRKRRSRRATTDGFPAGTNNINTESCIGFKKTKQTHSGRRGRKCDNRNKEPVSISRGTSPNMQNMVSFDNVNESTSTTDTSNQRRQRLAYESVQPETSKLDDLLSNPTVAHTYLNIGAERLKSAPQVTPNLPKKNNMNI; this is encoded by the exons ATGGCGAAGATTAGACTCCCGTGTATGAAATTGTTGATGTTAGCAACCTTCTTTACAG AGATTTCCTCCAAAGCAAATTATACAACTATAGCTGTCGTTAGTAATATCCCCACCACTGACGTCACAGATGGAGGCACGACTCCAGCACTCGAAGACTACCCAGGTCTTAGTAATGAAACCATTACACTAATCATTGTAGTCGTCGTTGGAGGAATTAGTTTCATTGTTATTGTCGTGGCTGGAGTGCACTTGATTCACAGGAAAAGACGATCGAGGAGGGCAACGACGGACGGGTTTCCTGCTGGAACAAACAACATAAACACTGAATCGTGTATCGGGTTCAAAAAAACGAAACAAACACATTCCGGAAGACGAGGACGGAAGTGTGACAATCGTAATAAAGAACCCGTGTCAATTTCACGAGGCACATCAccaaatatgcaaaatatggtTTCTTTCGATAACGTCAACGAATCAACGTCGACAACCGACACCTCAAATCAACGGAGACAACGACTTGCTTACGAGAGTGTACAACCCGAGACATCCAAGTTAGACGATTTGTTGTCAAACCCCACTGTTGctcatacatatttaaacattgGCGCTGAGCGTTTGAAGAGTGCACCTCAAGTAACTCCCAACTTGCCCAAAAAGAATAACATGAACATTTAA
- the LOC144442736 gene encoding galactosylceramide sulfotransferase-like, translating into MVAISKKLVILSVVYSALTVAFFSGFLKARSIHRELSSIAGTVEVNKRDKRMEEKKPTVVPIQTLQSSNTGLIDISPNITALNASKNTVTSTPKVRMSVVEGSVNFTHVPECQPVHQIVFLKTHKTASTTANTIIQRYGYENNLTFVIPHRKGKFSLTHLFKRDMAARPRRATADRKFHPMYNILANHARFNKPEMDKVVPNATYISILREPVSRFESAFGYYMIADRLGLSKSRNAIEQFFEAPDDYFNKKPFMYYQLKNGMMFNFGLDHRHHDRPAVVERSIAETGRLFDLVLLTEYFDESLILMKKLLCWKTEDILYLSKGKRPDSRRYQINDELREKIVKWNAADVQLYDYFNKTFWQKVEQYGPSFYTDLQNFRERQRAIYSECVDPRGISRARDPRETFLVLRQNASDFCKVLMKRVDDFVNIYRKRQGMPFHGS; encoded by the exons ATGGTGGCCATTTCAAAGAAGCTGGTGATCCTATCCGTGGtttacagcgccctcacagttgCTTTCTTTAGTGGGTTTTTGAAGGCAAGATCCATACACCGTGAACTAAGCAGCATTGCAGGAACAGTGGAGGTAAACAAACGAGACAAACGTATGGAAGAAAAAAAGCCCACTGTCGTACCAATACAGACATTGCAATC gTCAAATACTGGATTGATTGACATATCACCAAACATCACTGCCTTAAATGCATCGAAAAACACCGTGACTTCGACGCCGAAGGTAAGAATGTCTGTCGTTGAGGGCAGTGTCAATTTCACACATGTTCCAGAGTGTCAACCTGTTCATCAAATAGTTTTCCTGAAGACTCACAAAACTGCCAGTACGACAGCTAACACGATCATCCAAAGATATGGCTATGAAAACAACCTTACGTTTGTGATTCCGCATCGGAAAGGCAAATTTTCATTGACGCATCTGTTTAAACGAGATATGGCTGCACGTCCACGTCGAGCAACAGCGGATAGAAAATTTCATCCAATGTATAATATTCTAGCCAATCATGCTCGGTTTAACAAACCTGAAATGGACAAGGTCGTTCCAAATGCAACCTATATTAGCATACTGCGAGAACCTGTCTCGCGATTTGAATCTGCTTTCGGGTACTACATGATAGCAGATCGTCTTGGGTTGTCAAAATCTCGTAACGCCATAGAACAGTTTTTCGAAGCGCCAGATGATTATTTCAACAAAAAGCCATTTATGTATTATCAGCTTAAAAATGGCATGATGTTTAATTTCGGGTTGGACCATCGTCATCACGACAGACCAGCTGTTGTCGAAAGAAGTATAGCAGAGACTGGCCGACTTTTTGATTTAGTATTACTTACTGAATACTTCGACGAATCTCTGATTCTTATGAAGAAACTTTTGTGTTGGAAAACAGAAGATATTTTATACCTCTCGAAGGGTAAGCGACCTGACAGTCGGCGTTATCAAATTAATGATGAATTGCgagaaaaaatagtaaaatggAACGCTGCGGATGTTCAACTCTATGATTATTTCAACAAAACCTTCTGGCAGAAAGTTGAACAATACGGACCTTCGTTCTACACCGATTTGCAAAACTTTAGGGAACGACAGAGGGCGATATACTCAGAATGCGTCGACCCGAGGGGGATTAGTCGCGCACGTGACCCAAGAGAAACTTTCTTGGTACTTCGCCAAAATGCGAGTGATTTTTGCAAAGTTCTCATGAAGCGCGTGGATGATTTTGTTAACATTTACAGGAAAAGGCAAGGAATGCCATTTCATGGAAGTTAA
- the LOC144441979 gene encoding uncharacterized protein LOC144441979 codes for MEAEYEESEGGSTPVQDEYGEEGEQQNTEDLEEGEYRSDDGSEGEVESDQGEEEESEGEEQDGSDAERQSGSGEEAQSGDEEGGEEEMSENEEGDREVASDGEDEQAASGDDGEVASDGEAASDEEQVEEQEGSDDEGQDQVASGDEGEVQSASEDEGEVQMESEEEGDGQAGSDSEREEGSEKDGEEGEVSDAEQSDGENQYQENEGEEAAESYQGDEQNDENVESEGEGAAYAASEGSVEADGEEEDQAQDGEEQAEGDGDADEQEEGEDNDQAGSEREEGEEIESGQEEEADEVAVSPTSETEHQGDSDGEDQMEVEQEEGEEEQDQDQDIEQEEGEEREDEEQGSDVEQRDDDVEEQQSGGEEERDSGDENAQYAGDAVENGEEDREEDDEREQEVESPENEEGSAERESPVQEEEEARMDEDEDESHSPVVQGSDAEDENKQEDGEDDNDDEDDDDEVKQSKKRTLDSSDGSGDESDEEKSEVGELIADIFGSSDEEEEFEGFDAADIESTAARKKSSAIISSDEDDDIGLSAGREDDDEEKGAVATETGQEAQAAESDSDDDAELRKQSGEDFVSDFDLMMAKKKAENKSRRRKRRGDDIINDNDDIIMAMINQMKEAAKADKEANAAGKPAVKKLSIFPLVLSQLKKQDLQIAFIDNGILQAISDWLSPLPDKSLPHLRIRQELLRMLRELPAVDSHTLKTSGIGRAVMYLYKHPKELRVNRDLAGKLINDWSRPIFGVESNFKSMSKEEREARDYAQMPKRRRLSSETDTSVPKSIDNAFQGEQKALRPGDKGWIGRARVPMPSTKDYVVRPKWNVETEFERSSKKQVTRLDKHMRKMRERVSKSKNKNQRAVNISIEGRHMSL; via the exons ATGGAAGCCGAATACGAGGAAAGCGAAG GCGGAAGCACTCCAGTCCAGGATGAATATGGAGAGGAAGGTGAACAGCAAAATACAGAAGATTTAGAG GAGGGGGAATACAGATCTGATGATGGTTCAGAAGGTGAGGTGGAGTCTGATCAaggggaggaggaggagagtGAGGGGGAGGAGCAAGATGGTAGTGATGCAGAAAGACAGAGTGGTAGTGGAGAAGAAGCCCAGAGTGGTGATGAAGAGGGAGGAGAAGAAGAGATGAGCGAAAATGAAGAGGGTGATAGAGAAGTTGCCAGTGATGGTGAAGATGAGCAGGCTGCTAGCGGTGATGATGGTGAAGTTGCTAGTGATGGAGAAGCAGCGAGTGATGAGGAACAGGTAGAGGAGCAAGAGGGAAGTGATGATGAGGGGCAAGATCAGGTGGCCTCTGGAGATGAAGGGGAGGTACAGTCAGCAAGTGAGGATGAGGGGGAAGTGCAAATGGAAAGTGAAGAGGAGGGAGATGGTCAGGCAGGCAGTGATAGTGAGAGGGAGGAGGGTAGTGAGAAAGATGGGGAGGAAGGTGAAGTTAGTGATGCAGAACAAAGTGATGGAGAAAACCAGTATCAGGAAAATGAGGGAGAAGAGGCTGCTGAGAGTTACCAAGGTGATGagcaaaatgatgaaaatgtaGAGAGTGAAGGTGAAGGAGCAGCATACGCTGCAAGTGAGGGAAGCGTTGAAGCTGATGGAGAAGAGGAAGATCAGGCGCAAGATGGAGAAGAGCAAGCAGAGGGTGACGGTGATGCAGATGAACAAGAAGAGGGAGAAGATAATGATCAAGCTGGTAGCGAGAGAGAAGAGGGTGAAGAGATTGAATCTGGTCAGGAAGAAGAGGCAGATGAGGTTGCCGTGTCACCAACATCAGAGACAGAACACCAAGGAGACAGTGATGGGGAGGATCAGATGGAAGTTGAACAGGAGGAGGGGGAGGAGGAGCAAGATCAAGATCAAGACATAGAACAGGAAGAGGGAGAGGAGCGAGAAGATGAAGAACAAGGTAGTGATGTAGAGCAGAGAGATGATGATGTTGAAGAGCAGCAAAGCGGTGGTGAGGAGGAGAGAGATAGTGGTGATGAGAATGCACAGTATGCTGGTGATGCAGTGGAAAATGGTGAAGAAGATAGAGAAGAGGATGATGAAAGGGAACAAGAAGTAGAATCACCAGAAAATGAAGAGGGTTCAGCTGAGAGGGAAAGTCCAGTCCAAGAGGAGGAAGAGGCGAGAATGGATGAAG ATGAGGATGAGTCACACTCACCTGTAGTTCAGGGATCAGATGCAgaagatgaaaacaaacaagaagATGGGGAAgacgataatgatgatgaagatgatgatgatgaagtgaAACAATCCAAGAAACGAACACTGGACAGTAGTGATGGAAGTGGTGATGAAAGTGACGAGGAAAA GTCTGAAGTTGGTGAATTGATTGCAGACATCTTTGGTTCAAGTGACGAGGAAGAAGAGTTTGAG GGATTTGATGCAGCTGATATTGAAAGTACAGCAGCTAGAAAGAAATCATCAG ctatCATTTCATCGGATGAGGATGATGACATAGGTCTAAGTGCAGGAAGAGAAGACGATGATGAAGAGAAAGGAGCTGTTGCTACGGAAACAGGGCAAGAAGCCCAGGCAGCAGAGTCTGATTCAGATGATGATGCTGAACTCCGTAAACAGAGCGGAGA agattttgtgtctGACTTTGATCTCATGATGGCCAAAAAGAAAGCAGAAAACAAATCCAGAAGACGTAAAAGACGAGGGGATGACATCAtcaatgataatgatgacatcatcatggcTATGATTAACCAGATGAAAGAAGCTGCCAAG GCAGATAAAGAGGCAAATGCGGCTGGTAAACCTGCTGTCAAAAAATTGAGCATATTTCCATTAGTTTTGTCACAATTAAAAAA acaagatTTACAAATAGCATTTATAGACAATGGTATATTACAAGCAATAAGTGATTGGCTTTCACCACTGCCTGACAAAAGTCTGCCACATCTTAGGATAAGACAAGAACTTCTTAGAATGCTTCGAGAG CTGCCTGCAGTAGACTCACACACATTGAAGACTAGTGGTATTGGCAGAGCTGTAATGTATCTTTATAAACATCCTAAAGAACTTCGGGTTAACAGAGACTTGGCAGGAAAACTTATAA ACGATTGGTCAAGACCTATCTTTGGTGTTgaatcaaatttcaaatcaatgtcaAAGGAAGAAAGAGAAGCTAGAGACTATGCACAGATGCCAAAGAGAAGGAGACTGAG CTCAGAAACAGATACTTCTGTTCCCAAAAGTATTGATAATGCATTCCAAGGGGAACAAAA AGCTTTACGTCCAGGAGATAAGGGATGGATAGGTCGTGCCAGAGTACCTATGCCATCTACAAAAGATTATGTTGTCAGACCAAAATGGAACGTTGAAACAGAATTTGAAAGG agCTCAAAGAAACAAGTCACCAGATTAGACAAACACATGAGAAAAATGAGAGAAAGAGTATCTAagagtaaaaataaaaatcaacgAGCTGTGAATATTAGCATAGAGGGACGACATATGTCTTTGTAA